In Plasmodium gaboni strain SY75 chromosome 8, whole genome shotgun sequence, one DNA window encodes the following:
- a CDS encoding putative membrane protein (conserved Plasmodium membrane protein, unknown function) yields the protein MNLFNFLIFLLLLFFINLFFVKSNFKNDESYNIPLNTLFNKGKNIRKRVCNECFYKNEVSLIFNSCKVLENMKNNNLNKAKIMSFIRQSPKMIKNYVTLKYKSRLSEILSAKYLKKFISSKKMLIFDVLFLLWKTYFKYNVVLSILALFKTIFIRFLAVYIIQLLSSFLLFHYINMFSQRTQAYILFISGSNYSSRIIGFFQLNIINYYVNIFSEAVQIAIIRILFNQYEAEKIKSILYNSTDYFINTTLTNKYSIMYQCTKRFVISRFNKLSLFTFNYLRYFVLTNLFFKLFNGTYNKYSPSDVKMPGVYSDKRKSLNKDMKYATKREINILKNFCKDTGCHTCGMTCHEKFIGDHQPPVQIIKDMVNYYKKRKFILYFLKLFKLYDTKQRLYPQCVRCSQLQSASVRCKKLRLIPHYNTIRMFHYSSIFHLFLKMLLLTNWKQIIFWDKNSIN from the exons atgaatcTCTTTAACTTTCTGATATTTTTgttacttttattttttataaactTATTTTTTGTCAAGTCTAATTTTAAGAACGATGAAAGTTACAATATACCACTCAatacattatttaataaagGCAAGAATATAAGGAAAAGAGTATGTAATGAgtgtttttataaaaatgaagttagtttaatatttaatagTTGTAAAGTATtagaaaatatgaaaaataataatctCAATAAAGCTAAAATAATGTCCTTTATTAGACAATCTCcaaaaatgataaaaaattatgttaCCTTGAAATATAAATCCAGATTATCTGAGATCCTTTCTGCTAAGTAtctaaaaaaatttatatcatctaaaaaaatgttaatattcgatgtattatttttattatggAAGACATATTTTAAGTATAATGTAGTGCTTAGTATCTTGGCTTTATTTAAGACCATCTTTATACGATTTCTGG cTGTTTATATTATCCAACTTTTGTCTTCCttcttattatttcattatataaacatgTTTTCACAAAGGACACAAGCATACATACTTTTCATAAGTGGGTCAAATTATAGTTCAAGAATTATAGGATTTTTtcaattaaatataattaattattatgttaatatatttagTGAGGCTGTCCAAATTGCTATTATTcgtattttatttaatcAATATGAAGCCGAAAAGATAAAAtctattttatataacagtactgattattttattaacaCAACGTTgacaaataaatattctaTTATGTATCAGTGCACCAAACGATTTGTTATTTCAAGATTTAATAAGTTGAGCTTATTTACTTTTAATTACTTGAGATATTTTGTACTAActaatttgttttttaagCTTTTCAACGGAAC GTATAATAAATACTCTCCTAGTGATGTGAAAATGCCAGGAGTTTATTCAGACAAAAGGAAGAGCCTGAATAAAGATATGAAATATGCAACTAAAAgagaaataaatattttaaaaaatttttgtAAAGATACTGGATGTCATACATGTGGTATGACATGTCATGAAAAGTTTATAGGTGATCATCAACCTCCAGTTCaaattataaaagatatggttaattattataaaaaaagaaaatttatattatatttcttaaaattatttaaattatatgatacAAAGCAACGTTTATATCCTCAATGTGTGAGATGTTCACAATTACAATCAGCATCTGTACGttgtaaaaaattaagaCTTATACCACATTATAACACTATAAGGATGTTTCATTATTCATctatatttcatttatttcttaaaatgttattattgACAAACTGGAAACAAATCATTTTCTGGGATAAAAATAGCATAAACTGA
- a CDS encoding 2-oxoglutarate dehydrogenase E1 component produces the protein MRKFFYTNNLVRNNGKDIRTRSFHLSSCLYDYNFNPSMTSYIENSYKIWKEDRNNLHKSWDSLFSMYPVGEMDNNNNNPLKIDRRNDNYNNINCFSDLPMNNNNLRITYVNNEMLEKGKTENIYDLARIVQLIRWYQKKGHLYANINPLPLPKEPPYTSVSYERCKKKMSYVDFGFNEEDLDKEFSFDLPSISGFSSNGMKKCSLRYLLKRLEETYCGTIGFEYMHITNENIVNYIIQRIEKDKKYEYDNKMKKRILEYTARAFIFENYMAAKFATTKRFGVDGCETLITGMKALIKRAAQLDVDSVLMSMSHRGRLNVLFNVLHKPLEQMMSEFRGKTGFSDNIWGNTGDVKYHLGVEIDYYDEDSQRYIHMGIVDNSSHLESVDPILMGQARAQQYYCNDIEKKKVLPITIHGDASIAGQGIAYETFQMSKLPSYNVGGTIHIVVNNQIGFTTYPIDARSGKYCTDIAKCIDIPIIHVNADDPEAVTYVFELALDIRNKFHIDTIIDIIGYRRFGHNELDMPKFTNPLLYDVIARHKSVLDIYSKKLIDENIITLKEFEDNKTEIFNFYEQVYEKSKSFVPTPKEKYLPQWEHMVKPQKFSPSRKTGVEKDVLINLGKKIFTLRPNFNAHPIISKLFKSRIDSLETGKNIDFGTAELLAYATLLSDGFHARLSGQDSQRGTFSHRHAVLHDQITYESYNIFDSLKTPHTIEVNNSLLSEYACLGYEIGYSYEHPDALVIWEAQFGDFANGAQVMIDNYIASGETKWNKQSGIVMLLPHGYDGQGPEHSSARIERFLQLCDDREDIATYSIEKDNKIIQQHNMQVINCSKPSNFFHALRRQMHRSFRKPLIVITPKKMLKMRMAFDNIESFLTNTEFLPYLPEELGHKLKDKKEIKRIILCSGQVYYDLLNYRYTNKIDNIAIARIEQLSPFPFKQIMNDLQTYPNLRDIIWAQEEHMNMGPWFYVSRRIEASIKQLKKDNPKWNIEINEVRYSGRDVYAAQSAGDLNLHLYQLDEFLVDAFNLDKKYNMHVQKYTDAL, from the exons ATgagaaaatttttttacacAAATAATTTGGTAAGAAATAATGGAAAAGATATAAGAACACGATCATTTCATTTAAGCTCTTGCttatatgattataattttaaCCCGAGTATGACCTCATATATTGAGAATAGCTATAAGATATGGAAAGAAGACAG AAACAACTTACACAAATCATGGGACTCCCTATTTAGCATGTATCCGGTGGGAGAAAtggataataataataataaccctttaaaaatagatagaagaaatgataattataataatattaattgtTTTAGTGATTTGCctatgaataataataatcttCGAATTACATATGTAAATAATGAAATGCTTGAAAAAGGAAAAAcagaaaatatttatgatttAGCTAGAATTGTTCAATTAATTAGATGGTATCAAAAGAAAGGTCATTTATATGCTAATATTAATCCTTTGCCGTTACCAAAAGAACCTCCATATACTAGTGTTTCTTATGAACGTTgtaaaaagaaaatgtCTTACGTTGATTTTGGTTTCAATGAAGAGGACTTAGATAAAGAATTTTCTTTTGACTTACCATCGATTAGTGGTTTTTCAAGTAATGGCATGAAAAAATGTAGTTTAagatatttattaaaaagatTAGAAGAAACATATTGTGGTACTATTGGTTTTGaatatatgcatataacaaatgaaaatatagtaaattatattattcaaagAATCGAAAAGGacaaaaaatatgaatatgataataagATGAAAAAAAGGATTTTAGAATATACTGCTCGAgcttttatttttgaaaattatatggCAGCTAAATTTGCTACTACAAAAAGATTTGGTGTTGATGGATGTGAAACATTAATTACTGGTATGAAAGCATTAATAAAAAGAGCTGCTCAATTAGATGTAGATAGTGTATTGATGAGTATGTCTCATAGAGGTCGattaaatgttttatttaatgtatTACATAAGCCATTAGAACAAATGATGTCAGAATTTCGAGGAAAAACTGGTTTTAGTGATAATATATGGGGTAATACTGGTGATGTAAAATATCATTTAGGTGTTGAAATTGATTATTATGATGAAGATTCACAAagatatatacatatgGGTATAGTAGACAATTCGTCTCATTTAGAATCTGTTGATCCTATTTTAATGGGTCAAGCTAGAGCACAACAATATTATTGTAAtgatatagaaaaaaagaaagtaTTACCTATAACTATACATGGAGATGCATCTATTGCTGGACAAGGAATAGCATATGAAACATTTCAAATGTCAAAATTACCAAGTTATAATGTTGGTGGTACTATACATATTGTTGTTAATAATCAAATAGGTTTCACTACATATCCAATAGATGCAAGGTCAGGAAAATATTGTACAGATATAGCTAAATGTATAGATATACCAATTATACATGTAAATGCAGATGATCCTGAAGCTGTAACATATGTATTTGAATTAGCATTAGATATTAGAAATAAATTTCATATTGATACAattattgatattataGGATATCGAAGATTTGGTCATAACGAATTAGATATGCCTAAATTTACGAATccattattatatgatgTAATAGCAAGACATAAATCAGTTTTAGATATATACAgtaaaaaattaattgatgaaaatattattactcTTAAAGAATttgaagataataaaacggagatatttaatttttatgaacaGGTATATGAGAAATCAAAATCATTTGTACCAACACCTaaggaaaaatatttacCCCAATGGGAGCATATGGTGAAACCACAAAAATTCTCACCCTCTAGAAAAACAGGAGTAGAAAAGGATGTATTAATAAATCtaggaaaaaaaatatttaccTTACGTCCAAATTTTAATGCTCATCCAATAATAAgtaaattatttaaaagtAGAATAGATAGTTTAGAGAcaggaaaaaatattgattTTGGTACAGCTGAATTATTAGCATATGCAACTTTATTATCTGATGGATTTCATGCACGTTTATCTGGTCAGGATTCACAAAGAGGAACATTTTCTCATAGACATGCTGTATTACATGATCAAATAACATATgaatcatataatatttttgattCTTTGAAAACACCACATACCATCGAAGTAAATAATTCGTTGTTATCTGAATATGCATGTTTAGGTTATGAAATAGGATATAGTTATGAACATCCAGATGCTCTGGTTATATGGGAAGCTCAATTTGGTGATTTTGCTAATGGAGCTCAAGTAATGattgataattatattgCATCTGGTGAAACCAAATGGAATAAACAATCTGGTATTGTTATGTTATTACCTCATGGATATGATGGACAAGGTCCTGAGCATTCATCTGCTAGAATAGAAAGATTTTTACAGTTATGTGATGATAGAGAAGATATAGCTACCTATTCTATtgaaaaagataataaaattattcaaCAACATAATATGCAAGTAATAAATTGTAGTAAGCCATCTAATTTTTTCCATGCACTAAGAAGACAAATGCATAGATCTTTTAGAAAACCATTAATTGTAATAACaccaaaaaaaatgttGAAAATGAGAATGGCATTTGATAACATTGAAAGTTTCTTAACCAATACTGAATTCTTACCTTATTTACCTGAAGAACTTGGTcataaattaaaagataaaaaagaaattaaaagaattatattatgttcAGGACAAGTATATTATGATTTACTAAATTATAgatatacaaataaaattgatAATATAGCCATCGCAAGAATAGAACAATTATCACCCTTCCCatttaaacaaataatGAATGATTTACAGACCTATCCAAATTTAAGAGATATTATATGGGCTCAAGAAGAACATATGAATATGGGTCCTTGGTTTTATGTCTCTCGTCGTATTGAAGCATCTATAaaacaattaaaaaaggaCAACCCAAAATGGAATATTGAAATTAATGAAGTACGTTATTCAGGAAGGGATGTATATGCAGCACAATCAGCAGGTGATCTTaatttacatttatatcaATTAGATGAGTTTTTGGTTGACGCATTTAATTTGGATAAGAAATATAACATGCACGTGCAAAAATATACCGATGCgttataa
- a CDS encoding hypothetical protein (conserved Plasmodium protein, unknown function) gives MYLSVFPFCVVFLYIIFLNPILSKKVYLNNNILYIYSLKKIGLPKLRKRSYSISVHSNNNNNNNNNNNSNYNNYNNNNNENYVQNGDEENLRITNFEKEDIKINKHLNVNIFRTEKNTSIYDEGLCIYNILKDIEIKDVKKVPCFDPNLADITIEHGNSNNNNNNNNNNNNSRDNNVGRKKNESGDDIYRLRQNKKSSYLENSLIYKDTNYELPYVLNYYPDDMFIFNFDGVINLNKQEKIVVAFLTFLKIFKQPFVFNNKKINNLMLYDFIEKEGNHIFQDNDQKDQKNDSSKLSNNNNVNTYNEWDGGKDPFILHKLMPKFFYTRLLHIYKYLKRNEDLVIAIKYIYDEINNVCIKYNYNINDLIALSNEKNVLAKKLNEIKNSKSVTYQNEEYDNNIKINKNINKENINNNNNNNCDHINNYELTKELTMGTFNPNILYKYKNIENLFNIFPCFRAEFEDFYINNIYLKLYEKYKLDSKYVHNEFNKIRNNLMSTYKNAYLNLIKYRYICNDLNDEERKKHETFNFTCIDIINHNINIFKKPIYIMSTTENYDFIKYTLNVFGLHIERQENHNLLRIFGYDTLYPSDSNHSNKYNKIITQLRNLFKTDYFNKQHKHNEKDDYIYDKYNIDINYLNYFNKTQKKDYYFKNNLNYMNILKEKCDLINIIIKSFHDDNNSMIHIVDHKYDDLNALSNDSRIHKKIKLYFCEWGYNTYEEKQKAIFHDKIKTFQMSYKLIFLACTLQNSPRRKHTHGKGLETDFYSKFMHKYCLQNGLLSKVDMYNEPIQD, from the coding sequence atgtaCCTTTCTGTTTTCCCGTTTTGTGTTGTTTTTCtttacattatatttttaaatcctatattatctaaaaaggtatatttaaataataatattttgtacATTTATAGTTTGAAAAAGATAGGCTTACCAAAATTGAGAAAGAGGTCATATAGTATATCAGTTcattcaaataataataataataataataataataataatagtaattataataattataataataataataatgagaATTATGTTCAAAATGGGGATGAAGAAAATTTAAGAATTACTAATTTTGAAAAggaagatataaaaattaataaacatttaaatgtgaatatttttcgtacagaaaaaaacacatctatatatgatgaagggctgtgtatatataatattcttaaaGATATTGAAATAAAAGATGTAAAAAAGGTACCTTGTTTTGATCCCAATTTGGCTGATATAACAATAGAACATGGCAACAgcaacaacaataataataataataataataataataatagtagGGATAATAATGTGGGAAGGAAAAAGAACGAATCAGGTgatgatatatatagattaagacaaaataaaaaaagtagTTACCTAGAAAATTCACTAATTTATAAAGATACTAATTATGAATTGCCATAtgttttaaattattatccagatgatatgtttattttcaatttcGATGGAgtaataaatttaaataagCAAGAAAAAATTGTTGTTGCATTCttaacatttttaaaaatatttaaacaaccatttgtttttaataataagaagATAAACAATTTAATGCTGTATGATTTTATTGAGAAAGAGGGAAATCATATCTTCCAAGATAATGATCAAAAGGatcaaaaaaatgataGCTCAAAATTAAgtaacaataataatgtCAATACATATAATGAATGGGATGGAGGCAAAGACCCATTTATTTTGCATAAGCTTATGCccaaatttttttatacgagacttcttcatatttataaatatttaaaaagaaatgaagATCTTGTTATTGcaattaaatatatatatgatgaaataaataatgtctgtataaaatataattataatattaatgatcTCATAGCATTatcaaatgaaaaaaatgttctagccaaaaaattaaatgaaattaaaaattcTAAAAGTGTAACATACcaaaatgaagaatatgataataatataaaaataaacaaaaatataaataaagaaaatattaataataataataataataattgtgatcatataaataattatgagTTGACAAAAGAATTAACTATGGGAACATTCAATCCtaatattctttataaatataaaaatatagaaaacttgtttaatatatttccaTGTTTTCGTGCTGAATTTGAagatttttatataaataatatatatttgaaattatatgaaaaatacAAATTGGATTCTAAATATGTACACAatgaatttaataaaattagaAATAATTTAATGAGTACATACAAAAATgcatatttaaatttaataaagtatagatatatatgtaatgatttaaatgatgaagaaagaaaaaaacatgaaacttttaattttacttgtatagatattataaatcataatattaatatttttaaaaaacctatatatataatgtcTACTACAGAAAATTAtgattttattaaatatacattaaATGTATTTGGATTACATATCGAAAGACAAGAAAATCATAATTTGCTACGTATTTTTGGATATGATACTTTATATCCATCTGATTCAAATCattcaaataaatacaataaaattataactCAACTAAGAAACCTTTTTAAAACAgattattttaataaacaACATAAACACAATGAAAAAGatgattatatttatgataaatataatattgatattaattatttaaattattttaataaaacacaaaaaaaagattattattttaagaataatttaaattatatgaatatactaaaagaaaaatgtgatctaattaatattattataaaatcaTTTCATGATGATAACAATTCTATGATACATATCGTCGATCATAAATATGATGATTTAAATGCTTTAAGTAATGATTCAAgaattcataaaaaaatcaaattatatttttgtgAATGGGGATATAATACATACgaagaaaaacaaaaagcTATATTTCatgataaaattaaaacattCCAAATGTcttataaattaatatttttagCTTGTACTCTTCAAAATTCACCTAGAAGAAAACATACACATGGAAAAGGCTTAGAAACAGATTTTTATTCTAAATTTATGCACAAATATTGTCTACAAAATGGATTGTTATCAAAAGTGGATATGTATAATGAACCTATACAAGACTGa